The proteins below are encoded in one region of Ricinus communis isolate WT05 ecotype wild-type chromosome 6, ASM1957865v1, whole genome shotgun sequence:
- the LOC107260890 gene encoding uncharacterized protein LOC107260890: protein MIKYIDDANSVLQVYVEEEKGQVALPSGISQSIHGKDGGVSCISENSEGVDNLDETEDEIECDELNTVIDVSVEHSEQLQQQVESEEDHEYLPVDESDTDDGLNDNELSDDDEYVEARKSIAKYKNYMPVNELADRLHGNTENARHKASGFVSEYEDSNGDVNSDSTDEDDIEEGSRKRRKRVVYDPRCDYKYLQLVMRSSKYQFQMRCDKGCPWRLYGSMIKREHTFAIKTYVGEHRCPSEMKNRQATSEWIAKEYIHRFRRNANWSVKDLEDDLLDKFCVQVLRTKCYRAKWKALNMLKGFIQEHYAKLRGYKVELLRVDKEGRFDFLLDEDCTFKGFFIGFSSLRKGFLKYCRPIIGFDGCFLKSFLGGALLCAVAKDGNNQMLPSFGL, encoded by the exons ATGATTAAGTATATAGATGATGCCAATAGTGTATTACAAGTCTATGttgaagaagagaaaggaCAAGTAGCATTGCCTAGTGGTATAAGTCAATCTATTCATGGAAAAGATGGTGGTGTTAGTTGTATTAGTGAAAATTCAGAAGGTGTAGATAATTTAGATGAAACTGAGGAtgagattgagtgtgatgAGTTGAACACTGTGATTGATGTCAGTGTTGAGCATAGTGAGCAATTGCAGCAGCAAGTAGAATCGGAAGAGGATCATGAATACTTACCAGTTGATGAGAGTGACACAGATGATGGACTAAATGATAATGAACTGTCAGATGATGATGAGTATGTGGAAGCAAGGAAAAGTATAGCAAAGTATAAGAATTATATGCCTGTTAATGAGCTTGCTGACAGATTACATGGAAACACTG AAAATGCTAGACATAAAGCATCTGGCTTTGTAAGTGAATACGAAGACTCTAATGGGGATGTGAATTCAGACAGTACTGATGAGGATGACATTGAAGAGGGTTCAAGAAAGAGGAGAAAGAGGGTTGTATATGATCCCAGATGTGATTATAAGTATTTACAGCTG GTGATGAGAAGCAGCAAGTACCAATTTCAAATGAGATGTGACAAGGGATGCCCATGGAGACTGTATGGAAGCATGATTAAAAGAGAGCATACCTTTGCTATTAAGACATATGTTGGTGAGCATAGGTGCCCTAGCGAGATGAAAAATAGGCAAGCTACCTCTGAATGGATAGCTAAGGAATATATACATAGATTCAGAAGAAATGCCAATTGGAGTGTGAAGGACTTGGAGGATGACTTACTTGATAAGTTCTGTGTTCAAGTGTTAAGAACAAAATGCTATAGGGCAAAATGGAAAGCACTTAATATGCTAAAAGGGTTTATACAGGAACATTATGCTAAGTTAAGAGGCTATAAAGTTGAATTGCTAAGGGTGGATAAGGAAGGCAGATTTGATTTCCTCCTTGATGAAGACTGCACTTTTAAAGGGTTCTTTATAGGCTTTAGTTCCTTGAGGAAAGGGTTTTTGAAGTATTGTAGGCCCATTATTGGATTTGATGGGTgttttttgaaaagttttttAGGAGGGGCATTATTATGTGCAGTTGCTAAAGATGGGAACAATCAAATGCTCCCATCTTTTGGGTTGTAG
- the LOC125370257 gene encoding uncharacterized protein LOC125370257: MFWSAARSTYEDAYKEAIDQIKVENEAAYNNFLQRDPSKFCKSFIRELSKCDMIDNNVSETFSGYIVKFRSMTIIDMLEEIGCALIERIHSKLMHASGLTDSITPRIRTKLEETKYNSRLCTCKPTVGGKFQVKIGEDQFVVDINMHTCTCRAWQITSIPCIHACSSIHWMNQDSATFMDKYYTVKTYIETYKNALELLNGRKMWPQADGLLIKAPKFKKMSSRPKKNRKRDIIEDSKNPNKLSRQGIQMTCAVCGGVRHNKRSCKMKNDPSFKRPPKLSVKHGRPRKATSRLGSTATSLTTQSDVLSSSGPSQFAGTPSLDQVNLLAYLQMDLNLAKPPKIGLKTGKKKLH; encoded by the coding sequence ATGTTTTGGAGTGCAGCTAGAAGTACTTATGAAGATGCTTACAAGGAAGCCATTGATCAAATTAAAGTAGAGAATGAAGCTGCCTATAACAATTTTTTACAGAGGGATCCATCCAAATTTTGTAAGTCATTTATCCGTGAGCTTTCTAAGTGTGATATGATTGATAACAATGTCAGTGAAACCTTCAGTGGTTACATTGTGAAATTTAGGAGTATGACCATTATAGACATGCTAGAAGAGATCGGATGTGCATTAATAGAGAGAATACACAGTAAGTTGATGCATGCTAGTGGTTTAACTGACTCCATCACACCTAGAATAAGAACTAAGCTTGAAGAAACCAAGTACAATAGTAGATTATGTACTTGCAAACCTACTGTTGGTGGCAAGTTTCAAGTGAAAATAGGAGAGGATCAGTTTGTGGTTGATATAAATATGCACACTTGTACTTGTAGAGCATGGCAGATAACAAGCATTCCTTGTATCCATGCCTGTTCTAGCATTCATTGGATGAACCAGGATAGTGCAACCTTTATGGACAAGTACTATACTGTAAAAACTTATATTGAAACCTACAAAAATGCTCTTGAGCTACTGAATGGTAGAAAAATGTGGCCACAAGCTGATGGGCTTCTAATCAAGGCAcccaaatttaagaaaatgtcTAGTAGACCCAAGAAGAATAGGAAGAGAGATATCATTGAAGATTCAAAGAATCCTAATAAGCTGTCCAGACAAGGAATTCAAATGACTTGTGCAGTTTGTGGAGGAGTCAGGCACAACAAGAGGAGTTGTAAGATGAAAAATGATCCATCTTTCAAGAGGCCTCCTAAATTGTCAGTCAAGCATGGCAGGCCACGAAAAGCAACTTCTAGACTTGGATCTACTGCAACTTCCCTGACAACTCAGTCTGATGTCCTTAGCTCAAGTGGACCAAGTCAATTTGCTGGCACACCTTCTCTGGACCAAGTCAATTTGCTAGCATACCTTCAAATGGACCTCAATCTGGCTAAACCACCAAAAATAGGTCTCAAAacaggaaaaaagaaactgcATTAG